Proteins found in one Gordonia sp. PDNC005 genomic segment:
- a CDS encoding MFS transporter, which produces METSTLDAGRAADAINARMERLPMSRWHVKARVIVGAVTFFDGFDQLMIAYSLPDLPTAWNLTSTMIAWVIAVGGLGMLFGALGGGWLADRIGRLRVIEISLVVYAIASLGMAFTNSLVIFMILRFIQGLGLGAEVPVAAAYIGEIAKAHGRGRFVLLYETIFPVGLVMSAIVSAWIVPNYGYQILFALGALPVLLVPLLHRLPESPRWLAARGRFDEADESVSIIEADVRSRGIELAEPRPAVDDPAVVRKARFRELFEGVYLRRTLMLASIWLCAYFVNYGIASWLPTLYRKHFGVSTSTALHYSIFTTVAGLVGCLIIAFVIDGLGRRLCIASAMAMCALTLGLLSGFGTNTEMAVLIWSASAALLVFAVNMALYVYTAELYPTRMRAMGAAFGGAAGRLGIVVGPLVVGWILDHGGSLSWVFGVFAVIAGIGAIVVALFAVETKELTLEEISK; this is translated from the coding sequence ATGGAGACTTCCACCCTGGACGCCGGTCGCGCGGCTGATGCGATCAACGCGCGCATGGAGCGTCTGCCCATGAGTCGATGGCACGTCAAAGCACGTGTCATCGTCGGAGCCGTCACCTTCTTCGACGGCTTCGACCAGCTCATGATCGCCTACTCGCTGCCCGACCTCCCGACCGCCTGGAACCTCACGTCGACGATGATCGCCTGGGTCATCGCGGTCGGCGGCCTCGGCATGCTGTTCGGCGCACTCGGCGGCGGTTGGCTCGCCGATCGCATCGGCCGACTGCGCGTCATCGAGATCTCGCTCGTCGTTTACGCCATCGCCAGTCTCGGCATGGCGTTCACCAACTCGCTCGTCATCTTCATGATCTTGCGATTCATCCAAGGTCTGGGCCTCGGGGCCGAGGTCCCGGTGGCTGCCGCCTACATCGGCGAGATCGCCAAGGCCCATGGGCGAGGCCGATTCGTCCTGCTGTACGAGACGATCTTCCCGGTCGGCCTCGTCATGTCGGCGATCGTCTCGGCGTGGATCGTGCCGAACTACGGCTACCAGATCCTCTTCGCACTCGGCGCGCTGCCGGTTCTTCTTGTTCCGCTCCTGCACCGCCTTCCCGAGTCGCCGAGGTGGCTTGCCGCACGTGGTCGGTTCGACGAGGCCGACGAGTCGGTCTCGATCATCGAAGCCGACGTGCGTTCGCGGGGGATCGAACTGGCGGAGCCTCGGCCCGCCGTCGACGATCCAGCCGTCGTCCGCAAGGCTCGTTTCCGCGAACTCTTCGAAGGCGTCTACCTGCGTCGCACACTGATGCTCGCGTCGATCTGGCTCTGCGCGTACTTCGTGAACTACGGCATCGCCTCGTGGCTGCCCACCCTGTACCGCAAACACTTCGGAGTCAGCACCTCAACGGCGCTGCACTACAGCATCTTCACCACTGTCGCGGGACTGGTCGGCTGCCTGATCATCGCGTTTGTCATCGACGGCCTCGGCCGTCGGCTGTGCATCGCGTCCGCCATGGCGATGTGCGCTTTGACGCTCGGCCTGCTTTCCGGCTTCGGTACGAACACCGAGATGGCCGTCTTGATCTGGTCGGCGTCGGCCGCGCTGCTGGTTTTCGCCGTCAACATGGCGCTGTATGTCTACACCGCCGAGCTGTACCCGACTCGCATGCGGGCCATGGGCGCCGCGTTCGGCGGAGCCGCCGGTCGACTCGGCATCGTCGTCGGCCCGCTGGTGGTCGGCTGGATTCTTGATCACGGCGGATCGCTGAGCTGGGTGTTCGGTGTGTTCGCCGTCATCGCGGGTATCGGCGCGATCGTTGTTGCACTGTTCGCAGTCGAGACCAAGGAACTCACTCTCGAGGAGATCTCCAAATGA
- a CDS encoding FAD-dependent monooxygenase, whose translation MRKLQAAVVGGGVGGLTAAAALLRSGVDVTVYEQSSGFSRVGADVNLTPNAVKALDGLGGGVGDWLRAHGGRPQFRLSRMWDTGEETSRVALGDHAHERYGAPQLTVHRGDLMSALERDLPDGVIELGRRLESIENGADGVRLRFADGSDAFADIVIGADGIHSRVRHALLGPDEPEFTGIVAFRAVIPSGAVAGLSNADCFTKWWGPDPVTQIVTFPLGLDEVFVFATVGQIAWTEESWTTPGSITELRSLYADFHPEARTLLDRCDSVLKSALYVRPPLSNWSGGRAVLLGDACHPMTPFMAQGAGQACEDAVVLARCLADFGDPSVAFERYEAVRKPRASKIQASSRDNNWLRSAGGGDWVYGYDAWSVPLAAPIG comes from the coding sequence ATGAGAAAACTGCAGGCAGCGGTCGTCGGCGGAGGTGTGGGCGGTCTGACGGCCGCTGCAGCACTCCTTCGGTCGGGTGTCGACGTGACCGTGTACGAACAGTCGTCCGGGTTCTCGCGAGTCGGCGCGGACGTCAATCTCACGCCCAACGCCGTCAAGGCTCTCGACGGTCTCGGCGGTGGGGTCGGGGACTGGTTGCGCGCTCACGGCGGCCGCCCTCAGTTCCGGCTGAGCAGGATGTGGGACACCGGCGAGGAGACCTCGCGAGTTGCGCTCGGCGACCACGCTCACGAGCGCTACGGCGCGCCGCAGCTCACGGTTCATCGGGGTGACCTCATGTCCGCCCTCGAGCGCGATCTTCCCGACGGCGTCATCGAGCTCGGCAGGCGACTCGAGTCGATCGAGAACGGCGCGGACGGTGTCCGTCTTCGGTTCGCTGACGGATCCGACGCCTTCGCTGACATCGTCATCGGCGCCGACGGCATTCATTCGCGCGTTCGCCATGCGCTGCTCGGTCCGGATGAGCCCGAGTTCACCGGCATCGTCGCCTTCCGCGCGGTGATCCCGAGCGGCGCGGTCGCAGGCCTGTCCAATGCCGACTGCTTCACCAAATGGTGGGGGCCGGACCCGGTCACGCAGATCGTGACCTTTCCGCTCGGCCTCGACGAGGTGTTCGTCTTCGCGACGGTCGGTCAGATTGCGTGGACCGAGGAGTCGTGGACCACGCCCGGAAGCATCACCGAGCTCCGGTCGCTCTACGCGGACTTCCATCCGGAGGCGCGCACGCTCCTCGATCGTTGCGACAGCGTGCTCAAATCAGCGCTCTACGTCCGACCTCCCTTGTCGAACTGGAGCGGGGGCCGCGCAGTGCTCCTCGGCGACGCGTGCCATCCGATGACACCTTTCATGGCTCAAGGTGCAGGTCAGGCCTGTGAGGATGCGGTGGTGTTGGCCCGGTGCCTCGCCGATTTCGGCGATCCGTCGGTAGCGTTCGAGCGGTACGAGGCGGTGCGGAAGCCGCGCGCTTCGAAGATTCAAGCGTCGTCTCGCGACAACAACTGGCTGCGCAGCGCGGGTGGGGGCGACTGGGTGTACGGCTACGACGCTTGGTCGGTGCCGCTGGCCGCGCCGATTGGGTGA
- a CDS encoding SDR family NAD(P)-dependent oxidoreductase: MSERPRRTVVVTGGSDGIGAVAARELAGDGVDLIVVGRSITKLAAVAEQTGAAVLSADFGVLDDVRRLAADIADRTESIDVLLNNAGGTFHPDDRTADGFEPNFQVNHLAGFLLTNLLHERLASASGGALVVNTSSIGNLWGRVDLTDLDGRRRHIGQPRAYGSSKLMNILFARGIAQRWADDAIVAAAVHPGAVATSFGRDSKWVDLAYRSPLRHLGPITPEKGAQPLIVLARRGADQAVNGVYFHRNRPNGPQSRQARDQRLVGGLWEESSRLVGLT; encoded by the coding sequence ATGAGTGAGCGTCCACGTCGGACGGTCGTCGTCACCGGCGGGAGCGACGGGATCGGCGCCGTCGCTGCCCGTGAGCTCGCCGGTGACGGCGTCGACCTGATCGTCGTCGGTCGGTCGATCACCAAGCTCGCCGCGGTGGCCGAGCAGACCGGTGCGGCGGTGCTCAGCGCCGACTTCGGCGTTCTGGACGACGTGCGTCGTCTGGCCGCTGACATCGCTGATCGGACTGAGTCGATCGACGTGCTGCTCAACAACGCGGGCGGGACATTCCACCCCGATGACCGGACGGCGGACGGGTTCGAACCGAACTTCCAGGTGAATCATCTGGCCGGCTTTCTGTTGACGAATCTGCTGCACGAACGGCTGGCGTCGGCGTCCGGAGGGGCACTCGTGGTCAACACCTCGAGCATTGGGAATCTCTGGGGCAGGGTCGATCTCACTGATCTCGACGGACGGCGCCGACACATCGGTCAGCCGCGGGCGTACGGCAGCAGCAAGCTCATGAACATCCTCTTCGCGCGGGGGATCGCCCAACGGTGGGCGGACGACGCGATCGTGGCCGCCGCGGTCCATCCCGGTGCCGTGGCGACGAGCTTCGGCCGCGACTCGAAATGGGTCGACCTCGCCTACCGGTCGCCGTTGCGGCATCTGGGTCCGATCACGCCGGAGAAGGGTGCGCAGCCGCTGATCGTGTTGGCCAGACGGGGCGCGGACCAGGCGGTCAACGGCGTGTACTTCCATCGAAACCGCCCGAACGGGCCGCAGTCGCGTCAGGCGCGGGACCAACGCCTGGTGGGCGGACTGTGGGAAGAGTCGAGCAGACTGGTCGGCTTGACCTGA
- a CDS encoding VOC family protein, giving the protein MNQPVATLARLRSVELRTSAASESADFYENVWGLSVVERGAEGAWLRGTGDEHHVLQLTSAEQNGLGRITFAVRTPVEVDEAARRLGARGVPIVAGPGPTGEIAAGYGVSFVDPEGRVIQLLADAYAVTTMHRSEAVPVGVTHVVLNTVDIDAAVAFYTDVLGMRVSDWSEHQMAFLRCNSDHHSIAFNQAEWTAINHVAYEMPSVDHFMRGIGRLRHHGVVPMWGPGRHGPGDNTFSYFADPAGLVCEYTSGIAQVDEDRWLCRVWRRVPELSDTWGTAGPPSAEVRSHMAGVPDDGAFAHRPDLRVSADR; this is encoded by the coding sequence ATGAATCAGCCGGTAGCGACCCTGGCCAGGCTTCGGTCCGTCGAGCTGCGCACATCCGCGGCATCGGAATCCGCGGACTTCTACGAGAACGTCTGGGGCCTGTCGGTCGTGGAACGCGGTGCCGAAGGCGCGTGGCTCCGCGGCACCGGCGACGAGCATCACGTCCTCCAGTTGACGTCGGCCGAGCAGAACGGCCTCGGCCGAATCACGTTCGCCGTCCGTACTCCTGTCGAGGTCGACGAGGCGGCCCGCCGACTCGGCGCACGCGGCGTCCCGATCGTCGCCGGCCCCGGACCTACCGGCGAGATCGCCGCCGGATACGGCGTCAGCTTCGTCGACCCCGAGGGCCGGGTGATCCAGCTTCTCGCCGACGCATACGCCGTCACCACGATGCACCGATCCGAAGCGGTGCCGGTCGGCGTGACCCACGTCGTCCTCAACACCGTCGACATCGACGCTGCCGTCGCGTTCTACACCGATGTCCTCGGGATGCGGGTGTCCGACTGGTCCGAGCATCAGATGGCGTTCCTACGCTGCAACTCCGATCACCACAGCATTGCGTTCAACCAGGCGGAGTGGACGGCGATCAATCACGTCGCCTACGAGATGCCGTCCGTCGATCACTTCATGCGAGGCATCGGCAGGTTGCGACATCACGGTGTTGTGCCGATGTGGGGGCCGGGAAGGCACGGGCCGGGCGACAACACGTTCTCCTACTTCGCCGACCCGGCCGGTCTGGTCTGCGAGTACACGTCCGGCATCGCCCAGGTGGACGAGGACCGCTGGCTCTGCCGCGTGTGGCGACGTGTTCCAGAACTGTCCGACACGTGGGGGACCGCGGGTCCGCCATCGGCCGAGGTGCGCTCCCATATGGCGGGTGTGCCCGACGACGGTGCGTTCGCGCACCGCCCCGACCTGCGCGTGAGTGCCGACCGATGA
- a CDS encoding 3-oxoacyl-ACP reductase family protein: MLVTGSGRGLGLAIAEHAGLAGAQVWVADIREDWGAAAVETLAGAGVRASFCPLDVRSADSVEEMVETVTADGPIHGLVNNAALADGVGGKAVHELAVEDWDRVLDVNLRGTFLVSRAVAPHLITAGGGRIVNIGSDAALYGSQNLCHYISSKGGVSALTRAMARDLGPHDITVNTVSPGLTESESAAHVPEHRHDLYRRNRALTRPQRPADLVGAVTFLLGDEASYITGQELVIDGGFVFH; the protein is encoded by the coding sequence GTGCTCGTCACAGGTTCCGGGCGCGGTCTCGGACTGGCGATCGCCGAGCATGCAGGCCTCGCCGGTGCGCAGGTGTGGGTCGCCGACATCCGAGAGGACTGGGGTGCCGCCGCAGTCGAGACGTTGGCCGGTGCGGGCGTGCGGGCGAGCTTCTGCCCACTCGACGTCCGCTCGGCCGACTCGGTCGAAGAGATGGTCGAGACGGTGACCGCCGACGGACCGATTCACGGGCTCGTCAACAACGCGGCCCTCGCCGACGGCGTCGGGGGGAAAGCCGTCCACGAGCTCGCCGTCGAGGACTGGGACCGGGTGCTCGACGTGAACCTGCGGGGCACCTTCCTCGTCAGCCGGGCGGTGGCGCCGCATCTCATCACCGCAGGTGGTGGACGGATCGTCAACATCGGGTCGGACGCGGCGCTCTACGGTTCGCAGAATCTGTGCCACTACATCTCGTCCAAGGGCGGCGTGTCGGCACTGACCCGTGCGATGGCCCGCGACCTCGGCCCGCACGACATCACCGTCAACACGGTGTCGCCGGGGCTGACCGAGTCGGAGTCGGCGGCACACGTCCCCGAGCACCGACACGACCTGTATCGGCGCAACCGGGCCCTGACCCGGCCTCAGCGCCCCGCTGACCTCGTCGGAGCAGTCACATTCCTGCTCGGCGACGAGGCGTCGTACATCACCGGACAGGAACTCGTCATCGACGGCGGGTTCGTCTTCCACTAG
- a CDS encoding SDR family oxidoreductase: MDLLLRDRAYLVTGGSSGVGLATVRLLLDEGANVVTCARDGDKLATVLAEAVPHAQDRVVTVAADVRSRTDVDAVVTAGVARFGRLDGVVNNAGGSRMAPRAETTLDDWRDELDLKFSSVLNTVDAALPHLRNSDAAAIVNVNAVLARQPESRLVATSAARAGLLNLSKSLSQELAPAVRVNSVALGLIDTGQWRRRYDQSGDPQSFAEWEARIAADRGVALGRFGHADEVAAMILTLLSPRSSYVTGSCLDVCGGVARYV; encoded by the coding sequence ATGGACCTCCTGCTGCGCGACCGCGCGTACCTGGTCACCGGAGGCAGCTCCGGCGTCGGACTGGCGACAGTTCGTCTCCTCCTCGACGAAGGGGCGAACGTGGTCACCTGTGCCCGTGACGGCGACAAGCTCGCAACTGTCCTCGCCGAGGCCGTGCCGCACGCGCAGGACCGGGTCGTGACGGTGGCGGCCGACGTCCGCAGTCGTACCGATGTCGACGCGGTTGTGACCGCGGGCGTCGCGCGGTTCGGGCGGTTGGACGGCGTCGTCAACAATGCGGGCGGGTCCAGAATGGCGCCTCGTGCGGAGACCACCCTCGACGACTGGCGCGACGAACTCGATCTCAAGTTCTCCAGTGTGCTCAACACCGTCGACGCGGCCCTGCCGCACCTGCGGAACTCGGACGCGGCCGCCATCGTCAACGTCAACGCCGTCCTCGCCCGCCAGCCCGAATCGAGACTGGTCGCGACCAGTGCGGCGCGCGCGGGTCTGCTCAATCTCAGCAAGTCGCTGTCGCAGGAACTCGCGCCCGCGGTGCGGGTGAACTCGGTCGCGCTCGGCTTGATCGACACCGGGCAGTGGCGCAGACGCTACGACCAGTCCGGCGACCCGCAGTCGTTCGCCGAGTGGGAGGCCCGGATCGCCGCCGATCGGGGGGTCGCCCTCGGTCGCTTCGGGCACGCCGACGAGGTCGCCGCGATGATCCTGACCCTGCTCTCGCCGCGATCGTCCTATGTGACCGGCTCCTGCCTCGACGTGTGCGGCGGCGTCGCACGGTACGTCTGA
- a CDS encoding alpha/beta fold hydrolase, translating to MTDLHVVDEGSGPSVVLLHGIGGSSRSFDPQVAELAENHRLLAWDAPGYGRSADVANPLSMDDYADRVASLIEDRCGEQGAHVLGMSWGGVIATRLALRRPDLVRSLILGSSTVGSGATPESAGSMLARAADVEADLAAFVADRARRLLASDADGTTVAAVAEEMAAAIRPAGYRSAAEAMAATDHTDRLPEVDVPTLVVAGDCDEVTGHAASQVLAGGIPGAVYVTLRGAGHLANRDRPEAFNAWAESFIQITERLRAQ from the coding sequence ATGACCGACCTGCATGTCGTCGACGAGGGCTCCGGCCCCTCCGTTGTTCTCCTCCACGGCATCGGGGGGAGTTCACGATCGTTCGACCCCCAGGTCGCCGAGCTCGCCGAGAACCATCGGCTCCTCGCGTGGGACGCACCCGGTTACGGGCGATCGGCCGACGTCGCGAACCCGCTCAGCATGGACGACTACGCGGACCGTGTGGCATCGCTCATCGAGGACCGCTGCGGTGAACAAGGTGCTCACGTCCTCGGCATGTCGTGGGGCGGAGTGATCGCCACCCGCCTCGCTCTCCGTCGACCCGACTTGGTGCGAAGCCTGATTCTCGGAAGCTCCACTGTCGGCTCCGGAGCGACGCCGGAATCGGCCGGCTCGATGCTGGCGCGGGCCGCAGACGTCGAAGCCGATCTCGCGGCGTTCGTGGCGGATCGTGCCCGTCGACTGCTTGCTTCCGACGCAGACGGGACCACCGTCGCCGCAGTCGCCGAGGAGATGGCCGCGGCGATCCGGCCTGCCGGATACCGCAGTGCCGCCGAGGCCATGGCGGCCACCGATCACACCGACCGGCTGCCCGAGGTGGACGTTCCGACTCTTGTCGTCGCGGGCGACTGCGACGAGGTGACGGGTCACGCCGCTTCCCAAGTGCTCGCAGGCGGCATCCCCGGTGCCGTGTACGTGACGCTCCGCGGGGCGGGACACCTCGCCAACCGCGACCGCCCGGAGGCGTTCAACGCCTGGGCGGAATCGTTCATCCAGATCACCGAGCGCCTCCGCGCTCAGTGA
- a CDS encoding SDR family oxidoreductase, whose amino-acid sequence MPAVVPARYDGRRVVITGAGSGIGQATVLRILAEGGSVVAADVSEAGLADTVSKAGEAADRLTTVVIDVSDEASVTAGVAAARDALGGIDALVNAAGILRSSHTHKTSLADFELVLRVNLVGTFLMIRESLPALIESDDAAVVNFSSTSAMFAHPYMSAYAASKGGIQSMTHALAAEYAKQGVRFTAVQPGSISSGMTDGSGESGASRGPGLPEDADMMLFAKLAPALGQGFAGPETVAGVVAMLASSDGAFITGAEVRVDGGTHF is encoded by the coding sequence ATGCCCGCAGTCGTTCCCGCCCGTTACGACGGTCGCCGAGTTGTCATCACCGGAGCCGGATCGGGGATCGGGCAGGCGACAGTGCTCCGCATCCTCGCCGAGGGTGGATCGGTCGTCGCCGCCGACGTCAGCGAAGCGGGTCTCGCGGACACCGTCTCCAAGGCAGGGGAGGCCGCCGACCGTCTCACCACCGTTGTCATCGACGTATCTGACGAGGCGTCGGTGACCGCGGGGGTCGCTGCCGCGCGTGACGCGCTCGGCGGCATCGACGCCCTGGTGAACGCCGCGGGCATCCTCCGGTCGTCGCACACGCACAAGACCTCGCTCGCCGACTTCGAGCTGGTGCTGCGGGTGAACCTCGTCGGCACCTTCCTGATGATCCGGGAGTCGCTTCCCGCTCTGATCGAGTCGGACGATGCGGCCGTCGTGAACTTCAGTTCCACGTCGGCCATGTTCGCGCATCCCTACATGTCGGCGTACGCGGCGTCGAAGGGCGGAATCCAGTCGATGACGCACGCGCTCGCCGCCGAGTACGCGAAGCAGGGAGTCCGTTTCACCGCCGTCCAGCCGGGATCGATCTCGTCGGGCATGACGGACGGCAGCGGTGAGAGCGGTGCCAGCCGTGGTCCGGGTCTGCCCGAGGATGCCGACATGATGCTGTTCGCCAAGCTCGCTCCCGCCCTCGGTCAAGGATTCGCCGGGCCGGAGACCGTCGCGGGTGTGGTGGCGATGCTCGCCAGCTCGGACGGTGCGTTCATCACCGGCGCCGAGGTCCGTGTCGATGGAGGCACGCACTTCTGA
- a CDS encoding aldehyde dehydrogenase, whose protein sequence is MRPDFTPIPDEAFVGGKWVAVSGPASEIVDPATGGLLQTISQSTADDVDAAVAAGAAAAADPDWRRMAPHHRAAYLRRLGDLVERDADRLATLQTFNTGKSIVETRALAGSAAGTFRYFASVLETYDESMTVPRGDYRTWVQHEPIGVVGAIAPWNSPIASDAQKLAPALAAGNAVVLKPAEWTPLVSLALARLVEEAGIPAGLVSVLPGRGSVVGDAIVRHPGVGKVSFTGGTSTGRGLAHQAAEKLMPVSLELGGKSPTVVLDDADIDQAVAGVMYGIFSSSGQSCVAGSRLFVHDSLYETFMNKLVASTEALPVGDGFDPATRVGPLVHRRHRDSVAAYVDSARVDGARIRCGGGAPDDPALAEGSYYLPTVIDGLDADATVSREEIFGPVLVAFGFSDEDDLVRKANDSVYGLAAGIWTSDYRRALRLADRLEAGNVWINTYKAFSISTPFGGVKESGLGTEKGREGIAAYSRVKSVYLGLDPEPNPWAGVGDV, encoded by the coding sequence ATGAGGCCGGACTTCACTCCGATTCCCGATGAGGCGTTCGTCGGAGGCAAGTGGGTCGCGGTGTCCGGACCCGCGTCAGAGATCGTCGACCCGGCTACCGGAGGCCTCCTGCAGACCATCTCGCAGTCCACCGCCGACGACGTGGACGCCGCAGTCGCCGCAGGGGCGGCGGCTGCCGCCGACCCCGACTGGCGTCGTATGGCGCCGCATCATCGCGCGGCCTATCTGCGGCGCCTCGGCGATCTCGTCGAACGGGACGCGGACCGGCTCGCCACACTTCAGACGTTCAACACCGGCAAGTCGATTGTGGAGACGCGCGCCCTCGCTGGGAGCGCCGCAGGCACGTTCCGCTACTTCGCGTCCGTCCTCGAGACCTACGACGAGTCGATGACGGTGCCACGTGGCGACTACCGGACCTGGGTGCAGCACGAGCCCATCGGCGTCGTCGGCGCGATCGCACCCTGGAACTCGCCGATCGCGTCGGACGCGCAGAAGCTTGCACCCGCCCTCGCTGCGGGCAACGCCGTGGTGCTCAAGCCGGCCGAGTGGACACCTCTCGTGTCGCTCGCTCTCGCCCGACTGGTCGAGGAGGCCGGGATCCCTGCGGGCCTGGTGTCTGTGCTGCCGGGCCGGGGGTCCGTCGTCGGAGACGCCATCGTCAGGCATCCGGGAGTGGGCAAGGTGAGCTTCACCGGAGGTACGTCCACCGGTAGGGGGCTCGCTCATCAGGCCGCTGAGAAGCTCATGCCGGTGTCGTTGGAACTCGGCGGGAAGTCGCCGACCGTCGTCCTCGACGACGCCGACATCGATCAGGCGGTTGCGGGTGTGATGTACGGAATCTTCTCGTCATCCGGTCAGAGTTGTGTCGCGGGCTCCCGACTGTTCGTGCACGACTCCCTCTACGAGACGTTCATGAACAAGCTCGTCGCATCCACTGAGGCGCTCCCGGTGGGTGACGGTTTCGACCCGGCGACGCGAGTGGGTCCGCTGGTGCACCGCAGGCATCGCGACAGCGTGGCGGCGTACGTCGACTCCGCGCGTGTCGACGGCGCCCGGATCAGATGCGGCGGTGGTGCCCCTGATGATCCCGCACTGGCGGAGGGGTCGTACTACCTGCCGACCGTCATCGACGGGCTCGACGCCGACGCAACGGTGTCGCGCGAGGAGATCTTCGGTCCGGTGCTGGTCGCGTTCGGGTTCTCCGACGAGGACGACCTGGTCCGGAAGGCGAACGACAGCGTGTACGGGCTCGCCGCGGGCATCTGGACGAGCGACTACCGGCGGGCCCTGCGGCTCGCCGACCGGCTGGAGGCCGGCAACGTCTGGATCAACACCTACAAGGCGTTCTCCATCTCCACGCCGTTCGGCGGCGTCAAGGAGAGCGGACTCGGTACCGAGAAGGGCCGGGAGGGCATCGCCGCCTACTCCCGGGTCAAAAGCGTGTACCTGGGGCTCGACCCGGAACCGAACCCGTGGGCGGGCGTCGGCGACGTATAG
- a CDS encoding cupin domain-containing protein, which produces MDYQTSDLAEFTDSLILTRDSRKEDWDALGFQAKAGDQFKRAQIRYVGSGATGDHGDDKRIIPSRGFTFSNMLLPAGAEGPEHTHHDAEEAFFVLEGQIEVGVHRDGKEEKRTLGYRDMIVVPAGVPRSLKNVTDEPALFCVIIGAQKPQVPTYPETSVMHGVTRD; this is translated from the coding sequence ATGGACTACCAGACTTCCGACCTCGCCGAGTTCACCGACTCGCTCATCCTCACCCGTGACAGCCGCAAGGAGGACTGGGACGCACTCGGCTTCCAGGCCAAGGCCGGCGACCAGTTCAAGCGCGCACAGATCCGGTACGTCGGATCGGGCGCGACCGGCGACCACGGCGACGACAAGCGGATCATCCCGTCGCGCGGTTTCACGTTCTCGAACATGCTGCTCCCGGCGGGCGCCGAAGGCCCCGAGCACACCCATCACGACGCCGAAGAGGCGTTCTTCGTCCTCGAAGGACAGATCGAGGTGGGAGTGCACCGCGACGGCAAGGAGGAGAAGCGCACCCTCGGATACCGCGACATGATCGTGGTGCCCGCGGGAGTGCCGCGCAGCCTCAAGAACGTCACCGATGAGCCCGCGTTGTTCTGCGTGATCATCGGCGCCCAGAAGCCGCAGGTCCCGACCTACCCCGAGACGTCGGTCATGCACGGCGTCACCCGGGACTGA